The genomic interval ATAAAAATGGTAAATTACATGGAGTAGTAAAGGAATATGATGAAATCTCAGGGAAATTAAAATTGGAAGGTCCTTATAAGGATGGAAAAATAGATGGTATTGTAAGAGAATATTATCCAAATGGCAAAATAAAAGATGAACAAACATATAAAAATGATGTAAGAGATGGCTTAACAAGAGTATATTATGAAAATGGAAATTTAGAAAAAGAATTTTACTATAAAAATGCTAAAATGGATGGAATAAACAAAGTTTACTATCCAAATTGTCAAATAAAAGCAGAAGCTAATTTTAAAGAAAATAATTTAGATGGAATTCTTAAAGAATATGATGAAAATGGAAAATTAATTAATCAAGAAATTTATAAAAATGGTAATAGAATAAAATAATAAAAGCAGGAGGAGAAAATATGAAGAAATTATTATTAGGTGCATTTTTATTGGTATCAGCTTTATCATTTTCAGCAGGAAGAAAGGTTCCAGCAGGAAAAATAGTAATGGATCAAACTACTGGAATAGCCTATGTACAAGGAGAACAAACACCATTTACAGGTACAGTTGAAGTTAAATTTGACAATGGGAAAGTTCAAGGATTATTAGAAGTTAAAAATGGTTTATTGGATGGAACAGGGGTTACTTATTATCCAAGTGGAAAAGTTAAATCTAAAGAAAATTATAAAAATGGTTATGAAGAAGGAATAAATACAATATACTATGAAAATGGTAATATAGAATATGAAAAGTATGTAAGTAATAATGGAAGATTAGTTTACGAAAAACATTTCTATCCAAATGGTCAAATAGACTTTGAAGCTACATATAAAGATGAACAATTAGATGGTATAGTTAAAAAATATGGACCAAATGGTCAAGTAGCTCAACAAGGAATATTTAAAGATGGAGTACAAGTACAATAGGGAATATAATAGTGCTGATAGAAGAAGTTTTCTATCGGCATTTTTTTTAAAAAAGCTTGAGATAACAAGGTATTTTTGGTAAAATTAAATTGAAATATTGGGAAAATTACAGTAAAGAAATAGCAGAAATATTGGCTAGAAGCTAATGGAATAAAACTAAGCTAAGAAAATGGATGAATATCTAAGGAAAGAAGTTGATAAATAATGATAAAAAGAATGATAATTTTAATAGTCATGGGATTAACATTAAGTTCATGTCAATTATTTACAGAAGCCATAAAAGATAATATGTATAGAGTAGAGCTAGTTAAAGAGAGAAAAGAAGCAAGAAAAAAAGATGCATATGCAGCAGCGGGGAACCCTGAGTATGAAGCAGGGGTAGAATTAGCAATACAGGATATAATGAAAAGACCAGTAAATAAAAGAGTAGAGTTTGGAGGAACAACTTTATTAATACCAGAAAATACAAGATTAAATCCAAAACATGGAAATATAGTGGATGAAAAAACAGGTTATGGAATAGCAATATTATTCAAGATGGATAATGGTTGTAGCCCAGAAGTATTTTATACAAAAAAAGTAAAGAGTAATTTGTATATTTATTTATATTATAATAATGAAGATAAAGACTTAAATGTAATAGGTCAAAAAATAATAAAGGCAAATAGTCTAACAAATACTTGCAAATAGAAAGTAATTAATTTTTTATAGGTAGTCTAAGAGATTTTCTTAGGCTACTTGTTAAGAGATTAAAAGAAGAAGAATTAAGAAAAGAATATGGTTATGGAAATTATCAAGATAAAGGACTAACTAAGACTAAAGAAATAAACATGAGCCCACAATCTTATGTTAAAAAGAAATTCCAACAACAGCAGATATAAATGAATATCTAAGAAAAGGAGTTGATAAATAATGATAAAAAAGATGATAATTTTAATAATAATGGGATTAACATTAAGTTCATGTCAATTATTCACAGAAGCCATAAAAGATAATATGTATAGAGTAGAGCTAGCTAGAGAGAGAAAAGAATTAAGTAAAAAAGATGGACCAGGGGCAATTGTTGTAGACAAATATAAGGAGGATGTAGAAAGAGTAATACAAGATATAAAGAAAAGACCAATAAATAAAAAGGTAGAATTTGGAGGAACAACTTTATTAATACCAGAAAATACAAGATTAAATCCAAAACATGGAAATATAGTGGATGAAAAAACAGGCTATGGAATAGCAGTCATATTTTATATAGAGGATTATTGTACTGAGGTATTTTATAGAAAAAAAATAGAAGAAAATAAATATATTATGTTATTTTATAATCATAGAGATAAATCTTTAGATACAGTAGCCCAAAAAATAATAAAAGCAAATGGATTTACAAAGACTTGTAAGTAGTAATTAATTTTTTATAGGTAGCCTAAGAAATTTCTTAGGCTACTTGTTAAAAAATTAAAAGAAGATGAATTAAGAAAAGAATATGGTTATGGAAATTATCAAGATAAAAACTTGCCTAAAAACAAAGAAATAAATATAAACCCACAACCATATACAAGAAAAGAAGCTCAACCAACATTAGGAATAAAAGAGTACTTAAAAGGATTAAGAAAAGGAGCTGGTCTATGATGTTAAAAAAAGGAATAGTATTAATAATGTTAGGATTAATATTTTCTTCATGTGATCTTATATATTATGGGAAGATAGCAGTATATGAAAATAAATATAGATCAGAGTTGGAGAGATCAGCAAGAGAAGGAATGAAAAAAGATGGACCAGGAGCAATAAATAACGAAAAATATACAGAAGGTGTAAAAGAAGCAATACAAGATGTAATGAAAAGACCAGTAAATAAAAGAGTAGAGTTTGAAGGGATAACTTTTATAATTCCAGAAAATACAAGGATAAATCCAAAACATCGTAATATAGTGGATGAAAAAACAGGATATGGAATAGCAATACTATTTTATAATGATAATGGCTGTACTCCAGAGGTATTTTATACAAAAAAAATAAGAAATGATTTATACATTATTTTGTTCTATAATTATAGGGATAAAAATTTAAATACAATAGGTCAAAAAATAATAAAGGCAAATGGTTTTACAAAGACTTGTAAGTAGCAATTAATTTTTTATAGGTAGTCTAAGAGATTTTCTTAGGCTACTTGTTAAAGGATTAAAAGAAGATGAATTAAGAAAAGAATATGGTTATGGAAATTATCAA from Fusobacterium pseudoperiodonticum carries:
- a CDS encoding toxin-antitoxin system YwqK family antitoxin; the encoded protein is MKKLLLGAFLLVSALSFSAGRKVPAGKIVMDQTTGIAYVQGEQTPFTGTVEVKFDNGKVQGLLEVKNGLLDGTGVTYYPSGKVKSKENYKNGYEEGINTIYYENGNIEYEKYVSNNGRLVYEKHFYPNGQIDFEATYKDEQLDGIVKKYGPNGQVAQQGIFKDGVQVQ